One part of the Quercus lobata isolate SW786 chromosome 7, ValleyOak3.0 Primary Assembly, whole genome shotgun sequence genome encodes these proteins:
- the LOC115953583 gene encoding receptor-like cytoplasmic kinase 176: protein MGACWSNGIKAVTPSLTGFNSKNVSRDGSGMSNSSSKFSYSASMPMTPRSEGEILQATNLKSFAFTELKMATRNFRPDSVVGEGGFGSVFKGWIDEHSMTATKPGTGMMIAVKRLNQEGLQGHKEWLAEINYLGQLHHPHLVKLIGYCLEDEHRLLVYEFMPKGSMENHLFRRGSHFQPLSWSLRMKVALSAAKGLAFLHNAETQVIYRDFKTSNILLDSNYNAKLSDFGLARDGPTGDKSHVSTRVLGTYGYAAPEYLATGHLTAKSDVYSFGVVLLEMLSGRRAIDKNRPSGQHNLVEWAKPYLNSKRRIFRVLDSRLEGQYSLGRAQKAASLALQCINVEPKNRPNMDEVVTALEELQDLKDTTRSTRKEHRANVHSHSNGVTKSCRSTAEEASRLTVYPRPSASPLYA from the exons ATGGGGGCTTGCTGGAGCAATGGGATTAAAGCTGTGACTCCTTCTCTCACAG GGTTTAATTCAAAGAATGTGAGCAGAGATGGGAGTGGCATGAGCAATTCGAGTAGCAAGTTCTCCTATTCGGCTTCTATGCCAATGACTCCTAGGAGTGAGGGTGAGATCTTGCAGGCAACCAATTTGAAGAGTTTTGCCTTCACTGAACTGAAAATGGCCACAAGAAACTTCCGCCCAGATAGTGTAGTAGGAGAGGGTGGGTTTGGTTCAGTTTTTAAAGGGTGGATTGATGAACATTCGATGACAGCTACCAAGCCAGGGACTGGCATGATGATTGCCGTGAAGAGGCTCAACCAAGAAGGGCTTCAGGGTCACAAGGAATGGTTG GCAGAAATCAATTATCTCGGGCAGTTGCATCATCCTCATCTTGTGAAGTTGATTGGTTACTGCTTAGAAGATGAGCATCGGCTTCTGGTATATGAGTTCATGCCTAAGGGTAGCATGGAAAATCATCTGTTTAGAA GGGGGTCTCACTTCCAGCCACTGTCTTGGAGCCTCCGAATGAAAGTTGCTCTTAGTGCTGCAAAGGGACTTGCTTTTCTTCACAATGCTGAAACACAAGTCATATACCGTGACTTCAAGACTTCAAATATACTCCTTGATTCA AATTACAATGCAAAACTCTCTGATTTTGGGCTGGCCAGGGATGGGCCAACTGGTGATAAGAGCCATGTGTCTACTAGAGTTTTGGGAACTTACGGATATGCTGCACCGGAGTATCTAGCTACAG GTCATCTGACTGCCAAAAGTGATGTTTATAGCTTTGGAGTTGTACTTCTAGAAATGTTATCTGGTCGTCGAGCTATAGACAAGAATCGGCCATCTGGACAACACAACTTGGTGGAGTGGGCAAAACCTTACCTGAACAGTAAACGCAGGATATTTCGTGTACTGGATTCCCGTCTTGAGGGCCAGTACTCACTGGGTCGGGCCCAAAAGGCAGCTAGCCTTGCACTTCAATGCATCAATGTAGAACCTAAGAACAGGCCCAACATGGATGAGGTGGTAACAGCATTGGAGGAGCTTCAGGACTTGAAGGACACAACAAGAAGTACTCGAAAGGAGCATCGTGCAAATGTTCATAGCCATTCCAATGGTGTGACTAAGTCATGCAGAAGTACTGCAGAAGAGGCTTCTAGATTGACTGTTTACCCGAGGCCTTCTGCTTCTCCCCTCTATGCTTAA